A window from Fragaria vesca subsp. vesca linkage group LG5, FraVesHawaii_1.0, whole genome shotgun sequence encodes these proteins:
- the LOC101311279 gene encoding FKBP12-interacting protein of 37 kDa-like — translation MDPHTRLDDDDDFGGDFPGTSGARRSGNKRNFGEIDDEDDLFGSKQAKAKIEETAPGVATGMILSLRESLQTCKDDLAKCQMEHDVAKSEVQKWHSAFQNEPFINPGSSPDPTLVINYLQTLKNSEESLKEQLEKAKKKEAAFIVTFAKREQEIAELKSAVRDLRAQLKPPSLQARKLLLDPAIHEEFTRLKNLVEEKEKKLKEFQENAAANNFTPTSKMGKQLMAKCKTLQEENEEIGMEASEGKMHELSMKLALQKNQNAELRSQFEALYKHMEGLTNDVERSNEMVVIMQEKLEHKDSEIKRLKDELEQKSIIVEEKIDPASDNGKSSDEVMVSGEANGSDNKDL, via the exons ATGGATCCCCACACTCGTCTCGATGAC GATGATGATTTCGGAGGAGATTTTCCGGGGACTAGCGGTGCCCGCCGGTCAG GAAATAAGAGAAACTTTGGGGAGATTGACGACGAAGATGACTTGTTTGGCTCAAAGCAG GCTAAAGCAAAAATCGAGGAAACTGCTCCTGGTGTTGCAACAGGAATGATTTTGTCTCTTCGTGAGAG TCTCCAGACCTGTAAGGATGATCTTGCAAAATGTCAA ATGGAACATGATGTTGCAAAATCTGAGGTTCAAAAATGGCATTCTGCATTTCAGAATGAACCCTTCATAAATCCAGGGTCTTCTCCTG ATCCTACATTAGTCATCAATTACCTTCAGACCCTGAAAAACTCTGAGGAGTCACTGAAAGAACAG TTGGAGAAAGCAAAGAAAAAGGAAGCTGCATTCATAGTTACATTTGCAAAACGGGAGCAGGAGATTGCAGAGCTCAAG TCTGCAGTTCGGGATCTTAGAGCTCAACTCAAGCCACCATCATTGCAG GCAAGAAAATTACTGCTTGATCCAGCAATTCATGAAGAGTTTACTCGTCTAAAG AATTTGGTTGAGGAGAAAGAAAAAAAATTGAAGGAGTTCCAGGAAAATGCCGCTGCCAATAATTTTACTCCAACAAGCAAGATGGGGAAACAGTTAATGGCTAAATGTAAGACTCTGCAAGAGGAAAATGAGGAGATTGGCATGGAAGCATCTGAGGGAAAG ATGCATGAATTATCCATGAAACTTGCTTTGCAAAAGAACCAAAATGCAGAACTTAGAAGTCAATTTGAAG CATTGTACAAGCATATGGAGGGCCTCACAAATGATGTGGAAAGATCAAATGAAATG GTGGTCATCATGCAAGAGAAGCTTGAACATAAGGATAGTGAAATCAAAAGATTAAAGGACGAGCTAGAGCAGAAGAGCATAATAGTGGAGGAGAAAATTGATCCAGCTTCTGATAACGGAAAATCCAGCGATGAAGTGATGGTATCTGGGGAAGCCAATGGCTCAGATAATAAAGATTTGTAG
- the LOC101311571 gene encoding uncharacterized protein LOC101311571: MRQMKMESPAATESPDSQNPENSFVWDEQSQLYFHASSGFYHDPNAGWYYSTRDGLYYKFEHGNYVLLPSHQGDNLETNNSSENPIQEDPFSAIGNTDCSSSDALENHPPPSEWLEDTLIELYLSGYPNSDANAGDHDMTVYPETYVHDGNNDSHDLNECTSIPEDYGAVIESSQNVSDTSGSWEEENWRAQYGQVVQDAELPIPESSLISLWEWEMVTKPRNDGKGEVPRLVGRLAKQSAKLHPSLPSGGGLLKTAPICEVHLDLVRVTTGQVYKLRTPSKRYLASLSIYDSSNPTKDWGFPELSNNRESLPLPKSSVRSGSKTADGMTFSRGSSLLPDTAHDKLESYQYRDRAADRRALHGGYGVGPGQKNSVDGDSDRPTPSTEEAAAEALNMSFGVGSYARKVLESMGWKEGETLGKTTKGLVEPIQAQGNIGSAGLGWPQGRLKHR, from the exons ATGAGGCAGATGAAAATGGAGAGTCCGGCTGCCACCGAATCACCCGACTCCCAAAACCCGGAAAATTCCTTCGTCTGGGATGAACAGTCTCAGCTCTACTTTCACGCCAGTAGCGGATTCTACCACGACCCGAATGCTGGTTGGTACTATAGCACCCGCGACGGCCTCTATTACAAATTCGAACATGGAAATTACGTTCTTCTTCCCTCTCACCAG GGTGATAATTTGGAGACCAATAATAGTAGTGAGAATCCCATTCAAGAAGACCCGTTTTCAGCTATAG GGAATACGGATTGCAGCAGCAGTGATGCACTTGAAAATCACCCTCCACCCTCGGAATG GCTAGAGGATACGCTTATAGAACTATATTTGTCTGGTTATCCCAACTCAGATGCGAATGCTGGTGATCATGATATGACAGTGTACCCCGAAACATATGTTCATGATG GGAATAATGATAGTCATGATCTCAATGAATGCACATCGATTCCAGAAGACTATGGTGCTGTAATCGAATCAAGTCAAAATGTCTCTGATACAA GTGGTTCATGGGAAGAAGAGAACTGGCGAGCTCAGTATGGACAGGTTGTTCAAGATGCAGAACTACCAATTCCGGAGTCCTCACTGATAAGTTTATGGGAGTGGGAAATGGTCACAAAGCCAAGAAATGATGGAAAAGGTGAGGTGCCAAGACTTGTTGGGAGGTTAGCTAAACAGTCTGCTAAGCTTCATCCTTCTCTGCCGTCTGGTGGTGGTCTTTTAAAAACTGCTCCAATTTGTGAAGTGCACCTTGACCTAGTACGCGTCACAACAG GACAAGTCTATAAATTGAGGACCCCCAGTAAACGATATTTGGCGTCTTTATCAATTTATGATTCTTCGAACCCAACCAAGGACTGGGGATTCCCAGAATTATCAAACAACAGAGAATCCCTTCCCCTCCCTAAATCCAGTGTAAGAAGTGGTTCCAAAACTGCAGATGGAATGACATTCAGCAGGGGTTCATCGTTGTTGCCAGACACAGCACATGATAAG CTTGAAAGCTATCAATATAGGGATAGAGCTGCTGATAGAAGAGCCTTGCATGGTGGTTATGGTGTGGGTCCAGGACAGAAGAATTCAGTAGATGGCGATAGTGATCGACCAACGCCTTCTACAGAGGAAGCTGCAGCAGAGGCCTTGAATATGTCATTTGGAGTGGGAAGTTATGCCCGGAAAGTTTTAGAAAGCATGGGATGGAAGGAG GGGGAGACACTTGGCAAGACTACAAAGGGATTGGTTGAACCAATTCAAGCACAAGGCAACATTGGGAGTGCAGGATTAGGGTGGCCTCAGGGAAGATTAAAGCATCGTTGA
- the LOC101311860 gene encoding galactinol--sucrose galactosyltransferase-like — protein sequence MAPSLSKNNALDISTLVDSNSPLSITLQGTTFLANGHPILTEVPLNITATPSPYKTTVGCFVGFDSDEPKSRHVASLGKLSGIKFMSIFRFKVWWTTHWVGTTGNDVQHETQFMILDKNDTTNRPYVLLLPLLEGPFRASLQPGTTDCHVDMCVESGSTRVSGSTFRSVLYMHIGNDPYSLVKEAMEVVRVHLGSFKLLEEKTPPAIVDKFGWCTWDAFYLMVHPKGVWEGVKTLVEGGCPPGMVLIDDGWQSICHDDDPLTDEEAMQRTAAGEQMPCRLTSFVENYKFRDYKSPRGKGHGMGAFVKDLKEEFGSVDYVYVWHALCGYWGGVRPGVKGGSGFPESRVIRPKLSEGLQKTMEDLAVDKILSNGVGLVEPEMAQQLYEGLHQHLQSVGIDGVKVDVIHLLEMLSEEFGGRIELAKAYYKALTASVRKHFKGNGVIASMEHCNDFMFLGTEAISLGRVGDDFWCSDPSGDPNGTYWLQGCHMVHCAYNSLWMGNFIHPDWDMFQSTHPCAAFHAASRAISGGPIYISDSVGQHDFKLLKSLVLPDGSILRCQDYALPSRDCLFQDPVHDGKTMLKIWNLNKYTGVLGLFNCQGGGWCPKSRRNKSFPEFSKLVTCLATPKDVEWSHGKNPIPIKAIEVFAVYMFQEKKLKFLKPDETVEISLQPFSYELLTIAPVRVLPKKLIQFAPIGLVNMLNTGGAIQSLEFEDSGTLVKIGVRGSGEMRAFASEKPTACKIGGEEVEFDYVDKMVIIQVQWPSSSRTTVVEYLF from the exons ATGGCTCCAAGCCTGAGCAAGAACAATGCCCTAGACATATCGACCCTTGTAGACAGCAACTCTCCGCTCTCAATAACCCTACAAGGCACAACTTTCCTCGCCAACGGCCACCCTATCCTCACTGAAGTCCCGCTAAACATCACCGCCACCCCATCACCATACAAAACCACCGTAGGCTGCTTCGTTGGCTTCGACTCCGACGAGCCCAAAAGCCGCCATGTGGCGTCACTCGGCAAGCTCAGTGGCATCAAGTTCATGAGCATTTTCCGGTTCAAAGTCTGGTGGACCACCCACTGGGTCGGCACCACCGGAAACGACGTCCAGCACGAGACTCAGTTCATGATCCTCGACAAAAACGACACCACCAACCGCCCCTACGTCCTCCTCCTCCCTCTTCTCGAAGGTCCCTTCAGAGCCTCCCTCCAACCCGGCACCACCGACTGCCACGTCGATATGTGCGTCGAGAGCGGCTCGACGCGTGTCAGTGGCTCCACCTTCCGGAGCGTTCTCTACATGCACATCGGAAACGACCCGTACAGTCTTGTCAAAGAGGCCATGGAGGTGGTGAGAGTCCATTTGGGGAGCTTCAAGCTTCTGGAGGAGAAGACGCCTCCGGCCATCGTAGACAAGTTTGGTTGGTGCACTTGGGATGCGTTTTATCTCATGGTGCACCCCAAGGGGGTGTGGGAAGGGGTTAAAACCCTAGTGGAGGGTGGGTGTCCTCCGGGAATGGTACTCATCGACGACGGCTGGCAGTCCATTTGTCACGACGACGACCCCTTGACCGACGAAGAAGCCATGCAAAGAACAGCCGCCGGTGAGCAAATGCCATGCAGGCTGACAAGTTTCGTAGAGAACTACAAGTTCAGAGACTATAAGAGCCCTAGAGGTAAGGGCCATGGCATGGGTGCCTTTGTTAAGGACTTGAAGGAGGAGTTTGGGAGTGTGGACTATGTGTATGTTTGGCATGCTCTTTGTGGGTATTGGGGTGGAGTTCGACCCGGGGTTAAGGGCGGGTCGGGTTTTCCGGAGAGCCGGGTGATTAGGCCGAAGCTGTCGGAGGGGTTGCAGAAGACGATGGAGGATTTGGCGGTGGATAAGATCTTGAGTAACGGAGTGGGGCTGGTGGAACCGGAGATGGCCCAGCAGTTGTATGAGGGGCTTCATCAGCATCTCCAATCGGTGGGGATCGACGGTGTCAAAGTCGATGTCATACAC TTGCTTGAGATGTTATCAGAGGAGTTTGGTGGTCGGATTGAGCTGGCCAAAGCTTATTACAAGGCACTTACTGCTTCTGTGAGGAAACATTTCAAAGGCAATGGAGTGATTGCTAGCATGGAGCACTGCAATGACTTCATGTTCCTCGGCACAGAAGCCATTTCGCTTGGTCGTGTTG GAGACGATTTTTGGTGCTCTGACCCATCTGGAGATCCAAATGGGACATATTGGCTACAAGGGTGTCATATGGTGCATTGTGCCTACAATAGCTTGTGGATGGGGAACTTCATACATCCAGATTGGGACATGTTTCAGTCGACTCACCCGTGTGCTGCATTTCATGCTGCATCAAGAGCCATTTCAGGAGGTCCGATATATATCAGTGACTCTGTGGGACAACACGACTTCAAGCTTCTTAAAAGCTTGGTGTTGCCTGATGGATCCATATTAAGATGCCAAGACTATGCACTTCCTTCAAGGGATTGCCTATTTCAGGACCCTGTGCATGATGGGAAAACAATGCTCAAGATTTGGAACCTCAACAAG TACACTGGCGTTCTAGGACTTTTTAACTGCCAAGGAGGAGGGTGGTGCCCCAAGTCAAGGCGCAACAAAAGCTTCCCCGAGTTCTCAAAGTTGGTGACCTGTTTAGCAACCCCAAAAGATGTGGAATGGAGTCATGGGAAGAACCCCATTCCAATAAAAGCAATCGAAGTATTTGCTGTGTACATGTTCCAGGAAAAGAAGCTGAAGTTTTTGAAGCCAGATGAGACGGTAGAGATTTCGCTTCAGCCTTTCAGTTATGAGCTCCTCACTATTGCTCCAGTGAGAGTGCTACCGAAGAAGTTGATCCAATTTGCTCCAATTGGATTGGTGAACATGCTCAACACTGGGGGTGCAATTCAGTCCCTGGAATTTGAGGATAGTGGAACTTTGGTGAAGATTGGAGTAAGGGGAAGTGGAGAGATGAGAGCATTTGCTTCAGAGAAACCAACTGCTTGTAAGATTGGTGGAGAGGAAGTCGAGTTTGATTATGTTGATAAGATGGTTATTATCCAAGTGCAATGGCCTAGCTCTTCAAGAACGACTGTAGTTGAGTACTTGTTTTGA
- the LOC101312152 gene encoding uncharacterized protein LOC101312152 encodes MRTTSEFMDKQIMELSRSYSDDFSQLTYPPHQLGNDNDDDLLSSVHFRPVRHGVPQQSRASTLENRGSMDQIEREQSRDSALIAVIDGKMNQHFGNLLHAVEGLSARVSQLETRLRLVENSVDDLKDCTDYNYGKTDGKLREVENILRKVEGGMQDLRDKQEIAEAQLQLAKLQMLKDHQKLEQEKSNVQTTSVSAPQQTHQSYSTPVASVQHPFLPTDIAPTLTHQNFPPAPTAAQLPAQSSQYQFPYIQNPDSNYSAPVLNPPPAPQAYYNSQVQQSQPPPTAPYQPYPAVPNPSQTSHFQQQSQLHLPLNPPDPQTQYSSIHNPAETPYGLSQSYPQSIHKTSNAPGLVLSPQQQFDGSMQYTHDRSTRNYSTDFSPGNMQPVQRSSYDDFYSHGDFYSHGGSPSHYSDSKMKQSQVSPSSSVASGGNNFSRLPTAKVLPYALPMAASVDKESDAGGTGNRVPLDNVRIPVDNVIDKVVSMGFRRDVVRATVRKMTENGQSVDLNVVLDKLMNSGEVQS; translated from the exons ATGAGGACTACATCGGAATTCATGGACAAACAAATCATGGAACTTTCTCGATCCTACTCCGACGATTTCTCTCAGCTCACATACCCTCCTCATCAACTGGGAAACGACAACGACGACGATCTACTCTCCAGCGTCCATTTCCGCCCCGTACGACACGGCGTCCCGCAGCAGTCACGCGCCTCCACGCTTGAG AATCGCGGTTCTATGGATCAAATTGAACGGGAGCAATCCAGGGACTCCGCGTTGATTGCGGTGATTGATGGGAAGATGAATCAGCATTTTGGGAACTTGCTGCATGCGGTGGAGGGTCTCAGCGCACGAGTTTCTCAGCTGGAGACTCGGTTGCGCCTAGTTGAGAATTCTGTTGACGACTTGAAGGATTGTACCGATTATAACTATGGCAAGACTGATGGGAAGCTGAGGGAAGTTGAGAACATTTTAAGAAAG GTTGAAGGTGGTATGCAGGATTTGAGAGATAAGCAAGAGATCGCAGAGGCTCAGCTGCAGCTTGCAAAACTTCAAATGCTTAAGGATCACCAGAAGTTGGAACAAGAAAAGAGCAATGTGCAAACAACTTCAGTATCCGCTCCTCAGCAAACACACCAATCATATTCAACTCCTGTTGCTTCTGTACAACATCCTTTTCTTCCTACTGATATTGCCCCAACCCTGACCCATCAGAACTTTCCACCAGCACCCACAGCAGCTCAGCTTCCAGCTCAATCATCTCAGTATCAATTCCCTTATATTCAAAATCCAGATTCTAACTACTCAGCACCTGTGTTGAATCCACCGCCCGCACCTCAGGCATACTACAATTCTCAAGTTCAGCAGTCACAACCACCTCCCACAGCACCATATCAACCCTATCCAGCAGTGCCAAATCCTTCACAAACATCACATTTTCAGCAGCAGAGTCAACTTCACCTGCCTCTCAATCCTCCTGATCCACAAACTCAGTATTCATCGATTCACAATCCAGCAGAAACCCCGTATGGGTTATCTCAAAGCTATCCCCAAAGCATCCACAAAACCTCTAATGCACCTGGCTTGGTTCTATCACCACAACAACAGTTTGATGGTTCCATGCAGTATACACATGACCGATCTACTAGAAATTACAGCACAGATTTCTCCCCTGGAAATATGCAACCAGTTCAACGTTCAAGCTACGATGACTTTTATTCCCATGGCGACTTTTATTCCCATGGCGGATCTCCTTCTCACTACAGTGATTCAAAAATGAAACAGTCACAAGTATCACCATCCTCTTCAGTCGCTTCTGGTGGAAACAATTTCTCAAGACTGCCCACTGCAAAGGTATTGCCATATGCATTACCCATGGCTGCCAGCGTGGATAAGGAGTCGGATGCTGGCGGGACTGGAAACCGTGTTCCACTTGATAATGTCCGCATTCCAGTTGATAATGTCATTGATAAAGTTGTATCTATGGGATTCCGAAGGGACGTGGTCAGAGCAACAGTCAGGAAAATGACCGAGAATGGGCAGTCAGTGGACCTTAATGTTGTGCTGGATAAGCTGATGAACAGTGGAGAAGTTCAGTCCTAA